TGAAGACACCATGGATAAGAGAATTAGGATCAAAATAAAAAATTGTCTTGGCTACGGCCCCCCAATCCAAAGGCTGATCATCTCTATATTTTGACATTTGCATAAATTTGTTCTTGAACTGTTCATTGCCGATTATATACGGTGAATTGATTCTATGGGCTTCGATTAAAGAACTAGTCTCAGCATGGGAGTCACCATTTATCTTAACAAAAATGTATGGTAATCCTTCCAATTCCTTTGAAATATGCGGACCATCCCCTTCGATGCAAACTTTCTCTAAGCGATTCGCCATCGACTGGGCGCTTTCGAGAAGGTTCATCCGTTTTCCATCTGGCCTCGTATAAATCGCCGCTCCCAGGTCAGCAAATCCAGTTGGTTGGAATCTGTCACCTTGTACAGGTCTCAACTCGACTTCCGCCAGCATTCTAGACGCATTCGCAAGCTTTTCCATAATGTTTATCTCCTCCATCATTTCCTCACCTCATTAACTCCACAGAATTGTTTTTATCCTTCTATCTTTATAAAATTTACTTTCCACCGGGATTAATAGAGACGCGGCCAATGATAGCTCAGTCCCTTTAATTGGTGCCACATTCACTTTGTTGAATCCTGCCAGATACAGTTGTCTTGAGACGGTTTTTATGGCCTCCTCGCCTCTTCCAGCGAGCAACAGTGGTACCACCTTTGCATCGGCTTTCAGCTCTATCTCCTCTCCCGAATCTGCCACAATAGGGTCCGACAAGAACGTCATTTTCAATATTGCCCAGGTTCGATCGATACGCATTGGACCTACTTTATTATTAAAATCGGATTGAACTTCTTGAAGAAGCCCCCTATCGATATCCCCCCATCTTAGTAGACACATTCCATGTAATAATCGCTCAATCTTTTCCTTGTCAACATTGCCCTTTATAAAGACGTCAATGTCGTTCGGCGTTACTCTGAGTTTACTTTGGAACGGGTTCAAAGAAATACCCGCCTTCTCAGCATCCATCACCCTTCTGATTACGGTGTTAGCCATTTTCGAGTAAAGGTCCCTACCGTTCCAAGAGAGCTGTTCATTCGACCATTTTTTATTTTTCCAATCGAAATAAAGTCCGAGATTGCCACTGATGGGATAAACCGATTCCGTTGGACCAATCGATGCTAAGGCACTGGCAATCCTGAATTCTATGCTTCCATCATTGGCATAGATTAACCACTCTCCACCAAGCGCCTTATCTATGAAAGGCCGATCATCTGACTTTCTTTTAGTCATCTCCATCTCTAACTGCCCTAATGACATCAAAAGTCCTATTGTCTTCACAGGCCCACCGAAATTCAAAGCCTCCATCATCGACTGCTCCACCCTTCGTATCGATGATTTCAATTCTTTCGGAGAATCATCAAAATCCGACAACCATCGTCCTACTCTTTCTAGAATTGGGTTGACCTGCATTATTATTTCAGCTTCCTTTCTAAGACCGAAGGCATATCGGCCTAATGGCACCGAGGCATAGCTCTTACCACGCCTCAACATTATCCCATATCTGCAATATCCCACAACCCCACGATCGGTTCCAAGGGTGCCAACGGCCTCTGCGAACTCAATTGCGGTCGATGCCCTTTTGTTTCCTACGTCTGCTCTTCCTTCAGACATGAAGAAGCGGAATTCTGGCAATCCCACATCCTTCGTCCAAATCGGAGCCCAGATTTCAGATTTAGCATTTCTCTCATCCGCCTCAGATGCAGAAGTATAACCGACTGCAACATTTTTCACAGTGAACGGTGAAGAAGCTGAAGATATGGAGTTCTCTCCTCTTCTTACAATATTCCCTGCCCACAATGTACACCCTTCCATGGCGAGAATAAAGTCCCAAGGATTGGTCGGGAAGTCCTTGCTCTCGATACCTTGTCCCTGATTATAACCACCTGCCCTTCCGGGGTCTATATATCCCACTGGCGACTTCGGAAGATTGCTCACCTCCTCATTGAATAAAGCCCCCCTCAACCATTTTTTAGAAGTTTCCATATCATCAAGCAATGCACAAATCACATTTCCCATGAAAACTCTCCCGTAGTCCATGTTTCCTTCATTCCCTCCGGTCAATAAGATAGGGAATGGTCTGAACTCATCATTATCATCTATCCTGGTAGCTGCGTCAATCCAATCCAACGCTCTGTCAGGGACGACCGACCTGACCATTTTCACGATCTCAGATTTGTTCTCATCACGAAATTTTCTGTTCTCCTTTTTTGTCCTTTTTTTCATTTCCTTTACTAGCTCTTTAAGCCGTTTTTTCTTATCCCTGTCTTTTTTATCTAATCGATCAATGTACGAAATCGTCTCTTCGAGAGTGAGTCCTTTCATATCGGACAGAAATCCATCCTTCTGCAGACCATCCCAGATATTTACTAATACCATCGCATCTTCCAAACGCTTTGCCAAATCCGTCTTTATTCCCAACTCTTTCAATTTGGCTGAGATGACATCATTGGTGGCCAACTCAGGAGGGCAGCCGACCTCTCGACTGAAAAGATCCCGCTCTTCTTTCACAACCTCTTCGTTTGCCGGTTTATCGCCCCTGCTCATCACTTTTTCAATCGCTTGTATGGTCAATCTGTAATCTTGCAATCTGGAATCATTTGATGCGGTTATTATTTCTAAAAACGATCGATTATCCCCCGGATAGAATCCGCTCCCACCGCTCCATGGGTTGGCGATTGGAGATGGAGAATATATGTTCATGAAGAAATCAACGATGTCATCAGCTTCGCCCTTGCATTTTAAACAGAATAACCCATCCGGGGTCCATCGACTTCTTGTATTGGGGTCATACTGCTCTGCTATGATTTTGAACATCCCCAAAGCTTTGAGATAAGACCCAAATGGTTCTATAGTAACCCCCTTGAAAACAATATCGGTCATCAGAACCCCCCACTTGCCCTTTCGTCAGCTGCCTTCAGAATTGCCTCGAGGAATGCCAATCTGAACGGCCCCAATTCAGCCCCGTCCCTCAATCTAAGAACTCGCTCGGTCCAGCTGGGTCGGCCATCATTTCCCCCTCCCAACTCCATTAATGTAAGGTCGATCTCCATTTCTTCGGAAACATGGCCTCCTCCAAGTTCCAACCTTGGGAGCCTGTCCCCATCCCAAACCCCTCTAGCAAATCGCTTGTTGAGGTCATCCGGCTTTTTCTCACCAGGAATCGACTTGATAGACAATCTTACTTTCCCATGATGGGATGCCACCAGATAAGACACCAATGGACCTTTGCCCGCTGCATCCGCCATTAACGCAGAGACCAGTTCATGTCGGAAGTATGTTCTAGGACCTTTGCTCCCAATTTTTCCTTTTGCCCAGATCTTCCTTCC
This genomic window from Methanomassiliicoccales archaeon contains:
- the csx17 gene encoding type I-U CRISPR-associated protein Csx17, which gives rise to MTDIVFKGVTIEPFGSYLKALGMFKIIAEQYDPNTRSRWTPDGLFCLKCKGEADDIVDFFMNIYSPSPIANPWSGGSGFYPGDNRSFLEIITASNDSRLQDYRLTIQAIEKVMSRGDKPANEEVVKEERDLFSREVGCPPELATNDVISAKLKELGIKTDLAKRLEDAMVLVNIWDGLQKDGFLSDMKGLTLEETISYIDRLDKKDRDKKKRLKELVKEMKKRTKKENRKFRDENKSEIVKMVRSVVPDRALDWIDAATRIDDNDEFRPFPILLTGGNEGNMDYGRVFMGNVICALLDDMETSKKWLRGALFNEEVSNLPKSPVGYIDPGRAGGYNQGQGIESKDFPTNPWDFILAMEGCTLWAGNIVRRGENSISSASSPFTVKNVAVGYTSASEADERNAKSEIWAPIWTKDVGLPEFRFFMSEGRADVGNKRASTAIEFAEAVGTLGTDRGVVGYCRYGIMLRRGKSYASVPLGRYAFGLRKEAEIIMQVNPILERVGRWLSDFDDSPKELKSSIRRVEQSMMEALNFGGPVKTIGLLMSLGQLEMEMTKRKSDDRPFIDKALGGEWLIYANDGSIEFRIASALASIGPTESVYPISGNLGLYFDWKNKKWSNEQLSWNGRDLYSKMANTVIRRVMDAEKAGISLNPFQSKLRVTPNDIDVFIKGNVDKEKIERLLHGMCLLRWGDIDRGLLQEVQSDFNNKVGPMRIDRTWAILKMTFLSDPIVADSGEEIELKADAKVVPLLLAGRGEEAIKTVSRQLYLAGFNKVNVAPIKGTELSLAASLLIPVESKFYKDRRIKTILWS